The nucleotide sequence CTGCGGCGGCATTGCCGTGAGTTTGCCGAACGTTATCCGAGAATCGCAGGCAAATTGCACATGTCCGGCGAGTCTTGCGAAGATCCGCACGTCGAACACTTGATCGAATCGGTGGCCATGCTGGCGGCACGCATTTCAAAACGGCTTGATGACGACTTTCCGCAATTTACCGAAGCCTTGTTCGAAGCCCTGTTCCCACATTATCTGCGCCCCTTCCCATCGTGCACCATCGTGCACCAGTCCGCCCCGGCAGCCGGAGCGGGCGTATTGCACCTGCCGGCCGGCAGTGAAATGGACGCAACGCCTGTGCGCGGCGTGCGCTGCCGCTTCAAGACGGCCTACGACATGACGACAGGAGCATCGATACTGGAAAGCGCAGGTTTCGATGCGAAGATCAAGGCACCGCCTGGCGTACGCCTGCCAGCATCGGCCAGCTCCTCGCTGAACATCGGCATCCGGCATCTCGATGCGGCGCCCGCATCCCTGCGCGTGTTCATTGATGGTGAAGCTTCTTTTTCCGCCGCATTGCGCGATGCCTTGTTCATGCACACAGTCTGCGCTTTTGTGTCAATCGACGCGGCACAATGGATGGCATTGCCCGCCGTGCCTTTGACGCCCGTCGGCTTCGCCGACACGGATGCCTTGATACCTTTCGGTGCCCGCTCGCAGCCGGCCTACCGCATCTTGAGCGAGTATTTTGCATACCCGGAAAAATTCAATTTCTTTGACATTGATATCGCGGCGCTGGGTGCGGCCCTGCCACCTGGTTGCCAGCGCTTTGGCCTGCATCTGTGCATGGCCGGCTTGCGGCCCGATTCCGCTTCGGCACGCATGTTGTCCAGTATTTCCAGCGCAAACTTGAGACTGGGCTGCAGTCCCGCTGTCAATCTCTTCCGCCAGGAAGGCGTGCCGATTGCCGTCACCCGGCAGAAAACCGACTATTCCGTGCTGGCACATGCTACCCATGCCCATGGTTACGAAGTCATCACTGTCGATGCGGTGCGTTTGTTGCGCCAACGGGGAGGCGAAAGCACGCTGACCGAATTTCGCCCGCTGTACAGCCTGCGCCATGGAGAGGGTTCGGCGCAACAAGGCCATTACTGGATCATGCGGCACGACATGGCTTTGGCCATCAGAAGTCCTGGCCATGAAAAGAAAATCACATTGGTCGATAGCGACTTCAATCCCCTGATCCATGAAAAGGCAAGCCTGTCGCTGTCGCTGACATGCAGTAACCGAGATCTTCCCCTTGCACTCAAATACGGCCAGCCGCAAGGAGACTTGCAGCCGTGTGACGGCGGACCTGCGCTGCACATGCTGCGACGTCCCAGCCAGCCACGGCGTTTTTCACCGGGCGCGGGCCTGCACTGGCGCCTGATTTCGCATCTGGCGCTGAATCATCATGCACTGGTCCAGGAAGGCATGCCGGCGCTGCGCGAAATGCTGACGCTGTACGACTTATCCCAATCGGCCACCTCGCAACGCCAGATCAGCGGCATCGTCGCGTTGGCGCACTCGCCGACCACGACGTGGCTGCGACACAAGCGCGGCACCTCTTTGGCGCATGGCGTGGAAGTGCGCATCACGCTTGACGAGGAAGCGTTCGTCGGCAGCGGCATGCACCTGTTTGTGCAGGTGATCGATCACTTCCTTGGGCTGTATGTGCAAATCAACAGTTTCATCGAACTGGTGGTGCTATCACTGCAAAGCGGAGAGGAGCTGATCCGATGCAAACCAAGAAGCGGACTGCAGAATCTGGTGTAGTCCGACACTTGCTAGCCGAGCCGTACCGTTACCAGTTCGTGCAGGCGGTACGTATTCTGCTGTGCTGGCTACGTAGTCAGCATGTGTCACAGGCGCAAGCCTTCAGCCAGGTGTTGCGCTTCAAGAACAGCATGTCCTTGAATTTCCCCGCCAGTGAAATTGAGCACCTCTCGCTCGACGACAATGAACAACTGATATTGATACCGACGTTCATGCGTTTTCTGGGCGTCGGCGGCACCTTGCCCTTGCACCACTCAGAACGCATTGCCGCCTACCGCATGTCGAGCAAAGACGCTGGCGTCTCGGCCTTCCTCGATATCTTTTCGCACCGCATGGTCGTGCTGTATTACCAGGCGTGGGAAAAGTATCGATTGGAATCCACGCTCCAGACCCAGGCAAACGATGCCCAATTGCCCTTGTTGCTGGCACTGGCCGGCGTGCGGCGCACTGCGCTGCCGTCGAGCGCCGAACCTGAAGCCGTGACACAGGACGTCGCGGCCTGGTACGCGGGTCAGCTGCGCTGCCGCCCCGTCTCCGCGCAAGCGATTGGCCCCGTACTGGCCGAGTACTGCGGTGTGCCAGTCGTCCTGCAACAATTTGTCGGTGGCTGGGACTATCTGGGAAAAAATCGGCGCAGCCTGCTGAGCAGTGCCAACTTTACCCTGGCGCGCGGCGCAACCGTTGGCCTGCGGCTTTGGCGCCAGGACATGCGCGTATGCCTGCATATCGGCCCGCTGGATCCCGCCGGCCTGCAACGTTTCCTGCCGCGCAGCGCAGGTGCGGCGGCACTGGCAAAGATGCTCGCGCTGTTCGGCGTACCAGACTTGCAGTATGAAGTTCGGCTGATATTGAGTCCGCCATGCATTACCCCCCTGCTCCTGAGTTCCCAACTTTCAGAGAGACGACGCCTTGGCTGGACGACGTTTCTGCAGACAGCACAAGGCAAGGCAGGCGGCGCCGAAGTGCGTTATTTGCTGCACCTGGCTTGAGCAGTCATCCCTGGAAAGCGAGGCAAACATGAAACATGCGGGACGCGGCGTCATCCGGCTAGGAGACGCAACTGATCACGGCGGGAAGGTCACCAGCGCATCGTCTGGCAGCACCGTGATGGGGAAGACGGCGGCGCTGGCAGATGACACGACCTTCTGCCCAAAGTGCAAAGGCAGCTTTCCGATCACGCCGGATGGCGCTGGCGCAAAACACATGGGCAAGGCGTACGCCTATGACGGCGATGCCACCGCCTGTGGCGCCCACCTGATCACATCCCTATAACGGAGGCAGGCCATGCATGCAAGCATCCAGGCGGCACTGTCGGCCTTCGACCTCGCCGCGCAAGAGCGGCGCCTGCTGAAGATCGACTTCCCCCATGAAGATGGACCGGGCGGCACCATCCTGCTGGTCAATTCGCTGACCGCTAGGGAAGAGGTATCGCGCGACTTCCGTTTCGAGGCCGAATTGCTGTCCGATGACGCGCACATCGCGCTCAAGGCCATGATGGGCCGCATGGTAACCATTTCCATGGTGCGCGACGATGGCACGCTGCGCCACTTTAACGGCTATGTGGGCGAGTTTTGCCTGCTGCGCGCCGATGGCGGCTTTGCCTGGTACCGCATGGTGCTGCAACCCTGGCTGGCCTTCGCCCGGCTGCGTCAGGACAATGTGTCCTTTCATGGCCAAAGCGTGATGCAGCTGACCGAAACAACATTTGCGCACTACGGGCAGCGCGACTGGAAAACCAGCATTCAGGGCGACGATCCACAGCTCACCTGCGCCAATCAGCACAATGAAACCGACTACAACCACCTGCACCGGCGCTGGGAAGCGCTGGGCTGGCATTACTGGTACGAGCACCGCGCCGACGGCCATACGCTTTGGCTCGCAGACAACAGCACCCTGGCGGACATGATCGCCACGCTATCGGGCGACGGCGCGATGCGCTTCCACTGCGAATCGGGTTCCATGGAAGACGATGGTCTACGACAGTGGCAAGCCGTGCGCCGGATCGGCTCCGGGCAGCTGACCTTGGCCAGTTTCGACTATAAAAATCCGCAGCCACGGCTTGCCAGCGGCTACTCCCTGAACCGCCAGGGTGATGTATTTGCCCACGAACTGTACGAAAACACGGGCGCCTATGGCTATAAGAATGTCGATGATGGGGAATCGCTGGCACAACGCCGCATGGAGGAAAGCGACCATCTGCGCCAGTATTTCGAGGCGGCCGGCAATCACCGTGGCGCACAGTCTGGCCTTTGTTTCCGGCTCGATGGACATTTCAGCGCCGAGGAAAAACGCTACCAGCCTGGCCAGGAGCGCCCTGACAGTATTGCCGAACGCGAATACCTGATCCTGTCAGTGCTGCATAGCGCCAGCAATAATTATCAGGTTGGCCCGAACGCCCCCTCCCACTATGTCAACAATATGATGTGCGTGCGCCGGGACATCCGCTGGCGGCCGGGCCGTGGCTACAACAGCACGCCATGCATCGTTGCCGGCGTGCAGACGGCGCTGGTGGTCGGGCCGGCCGGAGAAGAAATCCATACCGATGCCCTGGGACGCATCCGCCTGCAATTTCACTGGGACCGCCTGGGTACATTCGATGAGCGCAGCTCGCCATGGATACGCGTCATGATGCCGATGGCGGGCCCGCAAATGGGGCAAATCGCCTTGCCGCGCGTGGGTCAGGAAGTCGTCGTGCAATTCCAGGACGGCAATATCGACCATCCCATCGTCATCGGCGTGGTCTACAACAGCGCCAATCCGCCTCCTTGGCAATTGCCACAGCAACGCGCCCTGTCCGGCTTGCGCAGCCGCGAACTGGGCGCCCGCAGCGCCAACCATCTCGTGCTCGACGACACCAAGGGCGCGATCCAGGCACAGCTGCGCAGTGCGCACCAGGATAGCCGGCTTTCATTGGGCAATATCACCCGCATCGACGACAATGCTGGTCGCAAGGAAGCGCGCGGCGTTGGCTTTGAATTGGCCAGCAACTCCTGGGGTGCACTGCGCGCAGCCAAAGGCATGCTGATCACCACCGAAACATCAACAGGAACGGAATCAGTCAAACAGCTCGACGAAACACAAGCCCGCCTGGCGCAGGCACGCCAACTGCAAGAGGGACTGGCCGGCATGGCCGTTGACGCGGGTGCGCAAGACAGCGCCGCACAACAGGGCGCCGTCGCCGTATCCATCCAGCGGCAAAACGCCGCCATCAAAGGTGCCGGCGACGATTTCCCTGAGCTGTCCGAACCACATCTGCTGCTGGCCAGCCCGGCCGGCATCGAACTGAGCACGGCCCAGTCCATCCACCTGGCCGCCAGCGAGCATGTGGCGCTCACCAGCAGCGAGCATATTTCACTCGCCAGCGGCGACAGCATGTTTGCCAGCATCGCCAAAACCTTCAGCCTGTTCGTGCACAAGGCCGGTATGAAACTGATCGCCGCCAGCGGCAAGGTATCCATCCAGGCGCACAGCGACGAGGTCGAAATCCTCGCCCAAAAAGTGCTGTCGCTGATCAGCGAAGCAGACTGGGTCAACATCAAGGGCAAGAAAGGCATACGCCTGCACGGCGCCAAGCACATGCTGGAAATCAGCGACAAGGTGCAGTTCTTCACCTCATCCCCCGTGCTCTTCAACGGCAACCTGGAAACCTTGGCGCCGAAGAGCGTGTCGCAGGAATTTAATGAACGGCCAGTAGCGCGTTTTGATCAGGCCGTTCGACTGCTGCAAGTCGATGGCACACCCGCTCCCGATATAGCTTTTGAGTTAATACGCGAAGATGGCCACAGAATCAGTGAAAAGAGTAGCAGTGGTGGACTTACCCCAGTACAGAAAGGGGACGGCATGGATAGCTACACAATACGCTACAAAGGAGAACTTCCATGAATGACGATACGGATCTGAATGAACACGGCAATCACCAAGGCGAGTTTCGGCAGAGTGTTGGCGGATGGGCTGAATACACCGTCAATATGACTGAAATAATAGATACGATTCGTCATGACGTAACTATTCCGCCCAGGAAAATAATACCAATCATATTTCTACCGGGTGTTATGGGTAGTAACTTAAGAATGACAAAAAAACGTCAAGATGATCTGAAGCGACCAGATAACAGATCATGGAGGCCTGATGACATGGTAGACAAATCTGGAAATTTGGCGGTTGCAACCGGTAGCGGTCTAGGTGGTTGGTTCAGGAGTGCGTCCCCCAGAGATCGACAATTGGCTTTTGATCCGAATGAAACTGAAGTTGAGTACTATCAATATTCAATTGAAAATGAACGCTTCTTTCCAGGTGGTGATATCACCAAAGGATCCGACGTACGCCACAATAATGTTCCTGACGATTTCCTTGGAGTTCCACCATTGATTTCTGTTAGCACTAAAAAGAATGCACAAGTAGATTCTATTCAGAAACCTGGAGTAATGGGAAGATTTATTCCCCGCGAGGTACGTGAAACGCCAGCACATATTGCACGGTGGCGCGGATGGAGTGAAGTTCTTTTCGCCGGAGCCTATGGAGAAATGCTTCAAAAGACAGAATTTTTCATGAATAATATAACAAGAAAAGGACAAGTTTTACCTCATTGGAAAATTGATCCTTCCGATCAACAAACTGGTAGATATTCATTTGGCCAACAAGCCTACCCACCTATTGCCAAGCTTCTGATAAAAGATCCAAAAGAATTTGGCGGTTCTTCCGGAGTACCAATTAACAATTCTGACATGCTAAAGATTGCTCCATGTTGGTATCCGGTTCATGCGTTGGGATACAACTTCCTACAGAGCAATGCCATTTCTTCCACTGTTATTGCCGAACGCATACGCGGCATAGTAAAAGGATATCAGAAATGCGGCTTCAAATGCGGCGAGGTCATTCTCGTCACGCATAGTATGGGAGGTTTGCTCGCCAGATCCTTGATGCACCCTAGATATGGAAATATGCTTAATGACAAGGATATAAAAATACTTGGAATATATCATAACGTGATGCCTACCTTAGGCGCCGCCAGTGCATATAAACGCATGCGTTTCGGTTTTCAGGAAAAGAGTGGCCCATTAAATACTCTCGCAGCCCAAGTTCTTGCCATTGACGGCGAACATGCCACAGCAATTCTCGCAAATACGCCAGCTCCTCTAGAGATGATGCCCGGCATGGCATATGGTCAAGAGTGGCTCAAAGTTGTTGACGCAAGTGATAAGTTGCTTTGGAGTTGGCCACGAGATAAGGAGAGTGCGCTGGAGGGCATTTACCTGCAACCTGCAAATGCTTGGTGGAGGCTAATAAATCCTTCGTGGGTGAACCCGGCAAATATTCCACTTAACAAAGGAGGAGGCATCGACAATGTCATGCAACGATTGAAAGATGCCTCTGCCTTATTAAAGGAAATAGAGAAAATTTTTCATCCAAATACATATGCAAGCTATTGCGCATCAAAAGAGTTCCTAAGCTATGGAGAAATAACGTTCAAAGTCATTGAAGGTCTTGAAATAAAAAAATCAGCCAACCAGGAAAATACAACGCCCCCACCAAATAAATGGAGGCTACTGACTGATGATGCAAAAGGCAACCTTACTATACAGGCGGGAACACGTGTTTTGAAGCTAAAATTACAACCAGCAAATTCCGCTGGCGATGAAACCGTCCCATCGGATCGTTCAGCAAAACACATACCTGGAAAAAAATTTGTCCATGGAGAGAAAGCTGGAACTGGATATGAACATCAAAATAGCTATACTCATCCACATGTTCTAGCATCTATGCTTTATTCAATTGTGCAAATTGCAAAAACAGCCAAATGGGAATGAGTATGCCAAATTATAAAAAAGTCCTTATATTCATCATTTCTATTCTATCGATCCAAACAAAGGCAAATGAGATTGAGCCGCAAAAAATACATGAGGCAAAAGAAATGAACGAAAACAGCATTCAAAGAAGAAAAATAGAAACATTATTCCAGAGGACAAAAAATATATGCTTTGGCAGATACCTGTTAAATCTACCGAACGAAGCAGAATTAATAGTCGGAAATTCGGCAGTGGATTTATTTAAAGGAGGCCCGGATAATTTAAAACGCCAGGCAGAAATTGATTTAAAAAAGATTCAATCCTTGAACATCTCACCTGAAATTATTTACAATGACAATGGTCCAATAGAAAACAGCTGGCAACTTCGATACTACAATAGCAGCTCAGCCAAAGAAGCCAATTTTATAATTTACCGGACGTTAATCAACAAAGGGGATTTCATATTTGCCATAGGCGATGCTGTAGGTAATGGCGACACCGAAAGAGCAACTGCAGAAAGACAGCTCATTCAAGCAAAAAGTCTCCGCTTGCGCGCTACTGAAGAGGTGCCAACCATGCCAGGCATTTGCGTAGAACACGGATTCATGAGCGAAAATCAGTATAAATATCAAGAAATAGACGACGTAGGTATTTATTTACCCAGCTTGCCAGATGTTACTTTCTCCATCAGCTCAAATAAAGATGCATACGGTGACTACCCACCGGCAGAATTTGAGTCAAGATTGCGCGGAGAACTATCGCTACTCCATCGCATACAAGACGCAAAAAAAATTCAAGGCAACAACTACCCCAAGCGCACTCTGCTGCGCGAAGGCAAGCGCACAGTTCAACACTGGAAAGGCGAAGAGTCGCTGATACGACGTACCGATGGCGTACATGATTTTGAATGGGCATTGGTGGGCAAACCGAAAGACATCGCAAATCCGTCTGTGCTGGAAGTCAAGATGTACACCAAAGTCGCCCACAACATGGTCGGTGCCGCCGAAGCAGCGTCGCTGACCGACGAGGAGGCGATAGCCTTGTGGGACAAGCTGCTGTCGGGCTTGAAGTTCCGGGTGAAAGTGCCGGGGGCACCGCCGGGTTCGTATTATATCGATCCGGACAAACCGGCGCAGTGACAGCTGGATAAGCTCATGCTGGCGCCATGCCGGCGATTACGCTAGCATGGCCTTTTGCCCGGAGCTTCCATGCCCATCACCCTGCGCCCCGCCCTGCCCGACGATATCGACGCCCTGTGGGCCTTGCGCACGGTAGCCGTGCGCGTCAGTTGTGCCACGCATTATGCGCCGGAGCAAATTGCTGTATGGACGGCTTCGACCGTGCCGCCTGCGTATGCCGCCATGCTGGCCGCAGGTGGCGGCATCGTGGCGATGCAGGATAATGCCATCACCGGCTACGCCATGCTGGACGCAAATAAGCAGGAAGTCGATGCCGTGTTTGTCGACCCCGCGTGCGCGGGCCTGGGCATCGGCAAGCGGCTGCTGGCGGCGCTGGAGCTGCTGGCGCGCCAGCGCGGCATAGTCCGCCTGCACCTGTCCGCGTCGCTCAATGCCGTGCCGTTTTACGCTGCCGCCGGCTTTGTTGCCTTGCGCGAGGAAGCGTATGCGCATCCCAGCGGCATCAGCCTAGCCAGCGTGGCGATGGAAAAGGCGCTGGCGGCCGCCTGAGCCGTCAATCGCCTGTCGCAGCAGCTTCGGACTCGGCCAGGCAGTGCTGCAGTTTCGCGATCAGGGCGCGCACTTCGTCGCCGGCCAGGTCCAGCGGGTCGCCCTGCGCGCCGACGGCGATCAGGCAGATGGCCGAGCCGTCGTACCAGGCGTCGAGGCGTTCTTCCTGATTATTCATAGTGTCTGGCTTCCTCTCGCAGGTCGGCAAGCAGATCAGCAGGCGCCGCGATGCTGGCGCTGCCCTGCGGCACGGGAAACACGGAAGCCAGCTGGTGATTGCTCGCCATGCCAGGCAGCCACTTGTTCAAAAAATCGTCGAGGGCGATGGCGCGCGGCTGGAAATACTCCCAGTCGCCGCTGGCGCACGCTTGCGCGAATACCGCTTCCGGCCAGAACGGGATGACGACCTTGCCGTCGACTTGCGCCGTGGCCCAGCCGTCGTGGTACAAGCCCCACACTTCTTGCGTATCGGCCACTTTGCGCACAAAGTAGGCATGGCGTTCGGCGGACGGCAGCCCCGCCACCTGCTTGAACTTTTCAGGATGCACGGTTTTCCCCTACCCCGTCCCAAACCCGTAAGTGCGGCGCGCACCAGCCCGTCACCATGTCGAGGGCGTCCAGTATCACGTCTTCCAGCGGCCCCTCCTGCGTGGCGGGGCGCAGTTCGTGCAGCAAGGCGGCCACTTGCGCGGCCGTCACGCCGCTGGCCTTATAGCGCAGCAAGATGGCGCGCAGCGCGAGCAAACCTGCCCTGGCGTCCAGCGCGGCCAGCAAGTCCCGGTCGATGTCGGCGATGATGGTTTGCGTGGTGTGCGCCATCTCAATCCGCCTCCCATGCGATGGCGGCCGGCCGCGCGCCGCCTGTCCTGAAAAACGCGACAAAGGCACGCTGGCAGTGTTCCACCTCCACGCACCATGCCTCGGGATACTCGTCCACCTGGCCATTGGCCAGCAGATAGCTACAGGTGCCCTCTGCCTCCTCGTCACCCAGTGTATGAAAACTCAAGTCGTCCTGCCCCGACAGATACATCAGCCAGGCATTGCCGCCATTGCGCAGCATGCACAGGGCCGGGCCCTGTTCCGCCTCCGTGGCCCTGGTCAGCCACAATTCGCATTGCGCCAGCGCACACGCTTCCTGCAGTGCCTGTTCCAGCGCCTGCACGCTGTCGAGCACACGCGGCTCGCCATGCAAATTCAATTCCATCATCATGTTTTGCTCCCGCTCAGATCGTTTGTCGCCAGCGCCGTGCTCAGGTACAGCTTGCCGCTCAGGTCTTGCAGCAGGCTGCTCTGGCGCAGGCGGTCCATCACGGGCCCTTTCACCTCGGCCAGGTTCAGGCTGATGCCGCGCTTGATCAGCGCGCCGTTGAGCTCGATCAAGCCCAGCAAGGCCGTGCTGTCGATCTGGTTGACGGCCGACAAGACCAGCACCAGGTGGCGCGCCGTCGGATGGCCACGCAATTCGTCCTCGACGCGCTCCGTGACGGCTTCCACATTGCCGAAGAACAGGCCGGCATCGATACGCAGCAGCAACACGTCCGGCAGGGTTTGGGCCTCGTAGCGCTCCACGTTGCGGAAGTGCTCGCTATTCGGAATACGCCCCAGCACGGCGATGTGCGGACGGCTCGCGCGCCAGATCAAGGTGCCCATCGACAGCAGCACGCCGATCACCACGCCCGCCTCCACGCCCAGCACCAGCACGCCGGCCGTCGTTGCCAGCAGGGCCAGCGCATCGCTGCGGTCGTAGCGCCATGACAATTTCAAGGTGTCCCAGTCCAGCAGGCTGGCCACGGCAAAGATGATGGTGGCCGCCAAGACCGGCAGCGGCAACAGTGCCAGCCAGCCCGTGGGCGCCACCAGCGCCAGCGCCAGCAAGCCCGCAGTGATGATGCTGGCCAGCGGCGTATTCGCGCCCGCCTGGAAATTGACGGCCGAGCGCGAGATGGAACCGGTGACGGGGAAGCCGCCCGACAGCGCGCTGGCCACGTTGGCGGCGCCCAGGCCCAGCAGTTCTCGGTTCGTGTGCAGTTTTTCACCGCGCTTTTGCGCCAGCGTCTGGGCGGCGGACATGCTCATCAAAAAGATGATGAAGGCGATCAGCAGCGCCGGCGACAGCAAGGTGCGCCAATGAGCGCTGGAGGTGGCCAGGTTCAGGCCCGGCAAGCCGCTGGGCACGTGGCCCGTCGTCTGCACGCCCATCGCTTCCAAGCCGCCATAGGCGACGAGCGCGATGCCTGCCAGCACCAGCGCCATCGGCGCCAGGCGCGCGCCCACGTCGGCCACCACCTTGTTCAAGCCGCAACGCTGCATCAGGCGCGACGCGTAGCGCTTGGCCAGCCACAGGAACAACAGGCCAGACAGCCCCAGCACGAGGCTGGGCGCATGCCAGTGGGGAATGCTGGCACCCAGCAAGGGCGTGATTTGCCCCCAGATGATCAGGATGGCGGCGCCATTGCTGAACCCGCTAATCACGGGGCGCGACAAAAAGCTGGCCATGAAGCCCAGGCGCAGCACGCCGCACAGCAGCAGGACCAGGCCGCTGATGAAAGCCAGCTGGGCGGCCAGGACGATATATAAGGAGGAACCGGGGTCGGCCAGCGGCGCCAGCGCGGCGGCCGTCATCAGCGAGACGATGGCCATGGGGCCTACCGATTGCGTCATGCTGCTGCCGAACAAGGCGTACAGCACGGGCGGCAGGATGCTGGCATAGATGCCCACCACGGGCGGCAAACCGGCCACCAGCGCGTAGGCCATGCCTTGCGGCACCATCATCATGGCGACAACGATACCGGCAGTGATGTCCCCGGCCAACAGAGGACGCCGGTATTGCCTGAGCCAGAGCAGCATGATGAAATCCCAAAATCTGAAAACCGAAGCCTATCATGCGACGAGGCTGGCTGACAGGGGGAGCGTGCTTAGTCTGCCAGCAATTGCGCCTTCACGGCATCGAGGATTTCCGCCGACAGGGCCTCGTCATCGACGGATCGGGCCAGCACCATGGCGCCCACCATGGCGGCAAACGTGGCGATCGCCTGCTGGCGACGCTCTTCCGGCGCACTATCGGGCAGCAAATCCTGCAGCAGCGCGAACTGCTGCTGCGTGGCTTGCGTAAACGCAGGACGCGCGCCAGGCGACATGCGTGCCGCATCGACGCCCATGGCCGCCGCCGGGCAACCGCTGCCCGGCTGGTCGCGGTGCCTGGTGGTCAGATAGTTCTCGATAATGGCCGGCAGCGCCCGCTGCGGGTCGCTGGCAACCTTCCCCCGCCAGCCTTCCAGCGATTTATTCAAGGCATGCTGGCACGCCTCGATCATCAAGTCTTCCTTGGACGCGAAATGACCGTAGAAGCCGCCATGCGTGAGGCCAGCGTTCTTCATCAGGTCAGCCACGCCGATGCCGTCGTAACCCTTTTCGCGGAACAATCTGGCCGCCACGTCCACGATGCGCTCGCGGTTCAACGCCGCCTGTTCCCTGCTCACTTTCATGCTGGCCTCCCACTATGATGTCAATCATCATATAATTTTACACCCGTTTGCGCCACTCTGTTAGCAAGCGCACCGTCGGATGCTGGCGCCGCGCCGATACTGAATCTTCGTTTCCACGGAGGCCAGCATGAACGAGAACAAGGACCAGTCCGCCGGTAACTTGCAGCGCCGCATACAGCAGGAGCAGGATGGCCGCGATGCAGCCAAGCCCACCGAGCAAAAAAGCAAGTCCCCCGTGCAGACAGGCAGCCGTAGCCAGCCAGTCCCTCCCCTGCCCGCCCAGCACCTGGCCAAGCCCGGCATCGAAGCGCAGATGCAGTTGAAACCCCGCTTCCTGGCACCCGACTACTGTGGCAGCGGCAAGCTGGCCGGCATGGTGGCCATCATCACGGGCGGCGATTCGGGCATCGGCCGCGCCGTGGCCGTGCTGTACGCGCGCGAAGGGGCCGATGTCGCCATCATTTACCTGAACGAACACGCGGACGCCAACGAGACGCGCCGCTATGTGGAAGCGGAAGGCCAAAGCTGCCTCCTGATCCCCGGCGATGTGCGCGAACAGGGCTTTTGCCAGCAAGCCGTCAGCCAGGTGATGGAACGGTTCACACACATCGACGTGCTGGTCAACAACGCGGCCTTCCAGGAACATGCCGAATCGCTGCTGGACTTGAGCGAGGAACGCTTCGACCTCACCATGAAAACCAATGTGTACGGGTACTTTCACATGGCCAAGGCCGTGCTGCCCCATTTGC is from Janthinobacterium sp. 61 and encodes:
- a CDS encoding T6SS immunity protein Tli4 family protein, whose translation is MPNYKKVLIFIISILSIQTKANEIEPQKIHEAKEMNENSIQRRKIETLFQRTKNICFGRYLLNLPNEAELIVGNSAVDLFKGGPDNLKRQAEIDLKKIQSLNISPEIIYNDNGPIENSWQLRYYNSSSAKEANFIIYRTLINKGDFIFAIGDAVGNGDTERATAERQLIQAKSLRLRATEEVPTMPGICVEHGFMSENQYKYQEIDDVGIYLPSLPDVTFSISSNKDAYGDYPPAEFESRLRGELSLLHRIQDAKKIQGNNYPKRTLLREGKRTVQHWKGEESLIRRTDGVHDFEWALVGKPKDIANPSVLEVKMYTKVAHNMVGAAEAASLTDEEAIALWDKLLSGLKFRVKVPGAPPGSYYIDPDKPAQ
- a CDS encoding TetR/AcrR family transcriptional regulator, which encodes MKVSREQAALNRERIVDVAARLFREKGYDGIGVADLMKNAGLTHGGFYGHFASKEDLMIEACQHALNKSLEGWRGKVASDPQRALPAIIENYLTTRHRDQPGSGCPAAAMGVDAARMSPGARPAFTQATQQQFALLQDLLPDSAPEERRQQAIATFAAMVGAMVLARSVDDEALSAEILDAVKAQLLAD
- a CDS encoding SulP family inorganic anion transporter, which translates into the protein MLLWLRQYRRPLLAGDITAGIVVAMMMVPQGMAYALVAGLPPVVGIYASILPPVLYALFGSSMTQSVGPMAIVSLMTAAALAPLADPGSSLYIVLAAQLAFISGLVLLLCGVLRLGFMASFLSRPVISGFSNGAAILIIWGQITPLLGASIPHWHAPSLVLGLSGLLFLWLAKRYASRLMQRCGLNKVVADVGARLAPMALVLAGIALVAYGGLEAMGVQTTGHVPSGLPGLNLATSSAHWRTLLSPALLIAFIIFLMSMSAAQTLAQKRGEKLHTNRELLGLGAANVASALSGGFPVTGSISRSAVNFQAGANTPLASIITAGLLALALVAPTGWLALLPLPVLAATIIFAVASLLDWDTLKLSWRYDRSDALALLATTAGVLVLGVEAGVVIGVLLSMGTLIWRASRPHIAVLGRIPNSEHFRNVERYEAQTLPDVLLLRIDAGLFFGNVEAVTERVEDELRGHPTARHLVLVLSAVNQIDSTALLGLIELNGALIKRGISLNLAEVKGPVMDRLRQSSLLQDLSGKLYLSTALATNDLSGSKT
- a CDS encoding triacylglycerol lipase → MNDDTDLNEHGNHQGEFRQSVGGWAEYTVNMTEIIDTIRHDVTIPPRKIIPIIFLPGVMGSNLRMTKKRQDDLKRPDNRSWRPDDMVDKSGNLAVATGSGLGGWFRSASPRDRQLAFDPNETEVEYYQYSIENERFFPGGDITKGSDVRHNNVPDDFLGVPPLISVSTKKNAQVDSIQKPGVMGRFIPREVRETPAHIARWRGWSEVLFAGAYGEMLQKTEFFMNNITRKGQVLPHWKIDPSDQQTGRYSFGQQAYPPIAKLLIKDPKEFGGSSGVPINNSDMLKIAPCWYPVHALGYNFLQSNAISSTVIAERIRGIVKGYQKCGFKCGEVILVTHSMGGLLARSLMHPRYGNMLNDKDIKILGIYHNVMPTLGAASAYKRMRFGFQEKSGPLNTLAAQVLAIDGEHATAILANTPAPLEMMPGMAYGQEWLKVVDASDKLLWSWPRDKESALEGIYLQPANAWWRLINPSWVNPANIPLNKGGGIDNVMQRLKDASALLKEIEKIFHPNTYASYCASKEFLSYGEITFKVIEGLEIKKSANQENTTPPPNKWRLLTDDAKGNLTIQAGTRVLKLKLQPANSAGDETVPSDRSAKHIPGKKFVHGEKAGTGYEHQNSYTHPHVLASMLYSIVQIAKTAKWE
- a CDS encoding Imm1 family immunity protein; this translates as MMMELNLHGEPRVLDSVQALEQALQEACALAQCELWLTRATEAEQGPALCMLRNGGNAWLMYLSGQDDLSFHTLGDEEAEGTCSYLLANGQVDEYPEAWCVEVEHCQRAFVAFFRTGGARPAAIAWEAD
- a CDS encoding GNAT family N-acetyltransferase; amino-acid sequence: MPITLRPALPDDIDALWALRTVAVRVSCATHYAPEQIAVWTASTVPPAYAAMLAAGGGIVAMQDNAITGYAMLDANKQEVDAVFVDPACAGLGIGKRLLAALELLARQRGIVRLHLSASLNAVPFYAAAGFVALREEAYAHPSGISLASVAMEKALAAA
- a CDS encoding DUF2750 domain-containing protein, with protein sequence MHPEKFKQVAGLPSAERHAYFVRKVADTQEVWGLYHDGWATAQVDGKVVIPFWPEAVFAQACASGDWEYFQPRAIALDDFLNKWLPGMASNHQLASVFPVPQGSASIAAPADLLADLREEARHYE